In Microbacterium laevaniformans, a single window of DNA contains:
- the ilvD gene encoding dihydroxy-acid dehydratase, with amino-acid sequence MPDSDPSIDIKPRSRVVTDGIEATTSRGMLRAVGMGDEDWDKPQIGIASSWNEITPCNLSLDRLAQGAKEGVHAGGGYPLQFGTISVSDGISMGHEGMHFSLVSREVIADSVETVVMAERLDGTVLLAGCDKSIPGMLMASARLDLSSVFLYAGSIAPGWVKLSDGTEKDVTIIDSFEAVGACLAGKMSEADLKRIECAIAPGEGACGGMYTANTMASVAEALGLSLPGSAAPPSADRRRDYYAHRSGEAVVNLLRQGITTRDILTKEAFENAIALAMALGGSTNVVLHLLAIAREADVELSLHDFNRIGDKVPHVADMKPFGKYVMNDVDRHGGIPVIMKAMLDEGLLHGDALTVTGKTLAENLAELDPDPIDGTVIHTFDDPIHATGGITILHGSLAPEGAVVKTAGFDASVFEGPARVFERERAAMDALEAGEIAAGSVIVIRYEGPKGGPGMREMLAITAAIKGAGLGKDVLLLTDGRFSGGTTGLCIGHIAPEAVDAGPIAFVRDGDLIRVDIAARTLDLLVDDAELNSRRAGWEPLPPRYTRGVLAKYSKLVRSAAEGATTG; translated from the coding sequence ACAAGCCCCAGATCGGCATCGCGTCCAGCTGGAACGAGATCACGCCGTGCAACCTGAGCCTGGACAGGCTCGCGCAGGGCGCGAAGGAGGGCGTGCACGCCGGCGGCGGGTACCCCCTGCAGTTCGGCACGATCTCCGTGTCGGACGGCATCTCCATGGGTCACGAGGGCATGCACTTCTCGCTCGTGTCCCGTGAAGTCATCGCCGACTCGGTGGAGACCGTGGTCATGGCCGAGCGGCTCGACGGCACCGTGCTGCTCGCCGGATGCGACAAGTCGATTCCGGGCATGCTCATGGCCTCTGCCCGCCTCGATCTGTCGAGCGTGTTCCTCTACGCGGGATCCATCGCGCCGGGGTGGGTGAAGCTGTCGGACGGCACCGAGAAGGACGTCACGATCATCGACTCGTTCGAAGCAGTCGGCGCGTGCCTCGCAGGGAAGATGAGCGAGGCCGACCTCAAGCGCATCGAGTGCGCGATCGCGCCCGGCGAGGGCGCGTGCGGCGGCATGTACACCGCGAACACGATGGCCTCCGTCGCCGAAGCGCTGGGGTTGAGCCTTCCCGGCTCCGCCGCGCCGCCGTCGGCGGACCGTCGCCGCGACTACTACGCCCACCGCTCGGGGGAGGCGGTGGTGAACCTGCTGCGCCAGGGCATCACGACGCGCGACATCCTCACGAAAGAGGCGTTCGAGAACGCCATCGCCCTGGCCATGGCCCTCGGCGGCTCGACCAACGTCGTGCTGCACCTGCTCGCCATCGCCCGCGAAGCCGATGTCGAGCTGAGCCTGCACGACTTCAACCGCATCGGTGACAAGGTACCGCACGTGGCGGATATGAAGCCGTTCGGTAAGTACGTGATGAACGACGTCGACCGTCACGGCGGCATCCCCGTCATCATGAAGGCCATGCTCGACGAGGGACTGCTGCACGGCGACGCTCTCACGGTGACGGGGAAGACCCTCGCCGAGAACCTCGCAGAGCTCGATCCCGACCCGATCGACGGCACCGTCATCCACACCTTCGATGACCCGATCCACGCGACGGGCGGCATCACGATCCTCCACGGCTCACTGGCTCCCGAGGGCGCCGTCGTCAAGACCGCGGGCTTCGATGCGTCGGTGTTCGAGGGGCCCGCGCGGGTGTTCGAGCGGGAGCGCGCGGCGATGGACGCCCTGGAGGCGGGCGAGATCGCCGCGGGCAGCGTGATCGTCATCCGCTACGAGGGGCCGAAGGGCGGCCCCGGCATGCGCGAGATGCTCGCCATCACGGCGGCCATCAAGGGCGCGGGGCTCGGAAAAGATGTACTACTGTTGACGGACGGCAGATTCTCAGGCGGCACAACCGGCCTGTGCATCGGCCACATAGCACCCGAAGCGGTGGACGCAGGTCCTATCGCCTTCGTGCGCGATGGTGATCTGATACGGGTCGATATCGCGGCTCGCACTCTCGACCTACTCGTCGACGACGCAGAGCTGAACTCCCGCCGTGCCGGCTGGGAGCCGCTTCCACCGCGCTACACCCGTGGCGTTCTGGCCAAGTACTCGAAACTCGTGCGCTCCGCAGCGGAGGGCGCGACGACCGGCTGA
- the ilvC gene encoding ketol-acid reductoisomerase, whose protein sequence is MAEIFYDSDADLSVIQNKKVAIVGYGSQGHAHAQNLRDSGVEVVIALKDGSKSIAKAQEDGFEVKNVADATAWADLIMILAPDQHQRGIYSESILPNLSAGKTLAFAHGFNIRFGYIDAPEGVDVILVAPKAPGHTVRREFVAGRGIPDIIAVERDASGHAWETALSYAKAIGGTRAGVIKTTFTEETETDLFGEQAVLCGGVSQLVQYGFETLTEAGYQPQIAYFEVLHELKLIVDLMWEGGIAKQRWSVSDTAEYGDYVSGPRVIDPRVKENMQGVLADIQSGAFAERFIGDQDAGAPEFQELRAKAAAHPIEAVGKDLRALFAWKQQDADYTEGSAAR, encoded by the coding sequence ATGGCTGAGATCTTCTACGACTCCGACGCCGACCTGTCCGTCATCCAGAACAAGAAGGTCGCGATCGTCGGCTACGGCTCGCAGGGACACGCGCACGCGCAGAACCTCCGCGACTCGGGCGTCGAGGTCGTCATCGCGCTCAAGGACGGCTCGAAGTCGATCGCGAAGGCCCAGGAGGACGGCTTCGAGGTGAAGAACGTCGCCGACGCCACCGCGTGGGCCGACCTGATCATGATCCTCGCGCCCGACCAGCACCAGCGCGGCATCTACAGCGAGAGCATCCTGCCGAACCTGTCGGCCGGCAAGACCCTGGCCTTCGCCCACGGCTTCAACATCCGCTTCGGCTACATCGACGCCCCCGAGGGTGTCGACGTGATCCTCGTCGCCCCCAAGGCGCCGGGGCACACCGTGCGTCGCGAGTTCGTCGCCGGCCGCGGCATCCCGGACATCATCGCCGTCGAGCGCGACGCCTCTGGCCACGCCTGGGAGACCGCGCTGTCGTACGCGAAGGCGATCGGCGGCACGCGCGCCGGCGTCATCAAGACCACGTTCACCGAAGAGACCGAGACCGACCTGTTCGGTGAGCAGGCCGTGCTCTGCGGTGGCGTGTCCCAGCTCGTCCAGTACGGCTTCGAGACGCTGACCGAGGCCGGCTACCAGCCGCAGATCGCGTACTTCGAGGTGCTGCACGAGCTCAAGCTCATCGTCGACCTCATGTGGGAGGGCGGAATCGCCAAGCAGCGCTGGTCGGTTTCCGACACCGCTGAGTACGGCGACTACGTCTCGGGCCCGCGTGTCATCGACCCGCGCGTCAAGGAGAACATGCAGGGCGTTCTGGCCGACATCCAGTCCGGCGCTTTCGCCGAGCGCTTCATCGGCGACCAGGATGCCGGAGCTCCCGAGTTCCAGGAGCTGCGTGCGAAGGCCGCCGCCCACCCGATCGAGGCCGTCGGCAAGGACCTGCGCGCCCTGTTCGCGTGGAAGCAGCAGGACGCCGACTACACCGAGGGCTCCGCCGCGCGCTGA
- a CDS encoding acetolactate synthase large subunit, giving the protein MSLDTAAVPRPPARGAAAPVMTGAQAVVRSLDMLGVTDVFGLPGGAIMPVYDPLMDDEAVRHILVRHEQGAGHAAEGYAAASGRTGVAIATSGPGATNLVTAIADAYMDSVPLVCITGQVFSHLMGTDAFQEADIVGITMPITKHSFLVKTAEEIPGAIAAAFEIASTGRPGPVLVDITKDAQQASAPFVWPPKIELPGYRPVTKAHGKQIQAAAQLIAHAKKPVLYVGGGVIRARAAAELRVFAEATGAPVVTTLMARGAFPDSHPQNLGMPGMHGTVPAVLALQESDLIVALGARFDDRVTGKADEFAPNAQVVHVDIDPAEISKIRTADVPIVGDLKEVLVDLDAAFQSARVDHTPDIEEWWAYLDGLVTEFPLGYAEPEDGLLAPQYVIKRIGELTGPEAVYAAGVGQHQMWAAQFISYERPNAWLNSGGAGTMGYSVPAAMGAKVAEPDRVVWAIDGDGCFQMTNQELATCVLNDIPIKVAIINNSSLGMVRQWQTLFFAGRHSNTDLNTGHGTVRVPDFVKLADAYGCLGIRVEKIEEVDAAITLALETNDRPVVIDFVVSADAMVWPMVPQGVSNSFVQYARDHAPSFDGED; this is encoded by the coding sequence ATGTCTCTCGACACCGCGGCCGTGCCGCGACCACCCGCCCGCGGAGCTGCTGCTCCGGTGATGACCGGAGCCCAGGCCGTCGTCCGATCCCTCGACATGCTCGGGGTCACGGACGTCTTCGGCCTGCCCGGCGGCGCCATCATGCCGGTCTACGACCCCCTGATGGACGATGAGGCGGTACGCCACATCCTCGTCCGCCACGAGCAGGGCGCCGGTCACGCGGCCGAAGGGTACGCCGCCGCATCCGGACGCACCGGCGTCGCGATCGCGACGTCCGGTCCCGGCGCGACCAACCTCGTCACCGCCATCGCCGATGCCTACATGGACTCGGTGCCCCTCGTCTGCATCACGGGCCAGGTGTTCAGCCACCTCATGGGCACCGACGCCTTCCAGGAGGCGGACATCGTCGGCATCACGATGCCGATCACCAAGCACTCGTTCCTGGTCAAGACCGCCGAGGAGATCCCCGGCGCGATCGCTGCGGCGTTCGAGATCGCCTCCACGGGGCGCCCCGGTCCCGTCCTGGTCGACATCACGAAGGATGCGCAGCAGGCCTCGGCACCGTTCGTGTGGCCCCCGAAGATCGAGCTGCCCGGCTACCGCCCGGTCACGAAGGCGCACGGCAAGCAGATCCAGGCGGCGGCGCAGCTGATCGCGCATGCGAAGAAGCCCGTGCTGTACGTCGGTGGCGGCGTCATCCGCGCCCGTGCGGCGGCGGAGCTGCGCGTGTTCGCCGAAGCGACCGGCGCCCCCGTCGTGACGACGCTCATGGCGCGCGGGGCGTTCCCCGACTCGCACCCGCAGAACCTCGGCATGCCCGGGATGCACGGCACGGTCCCGGCGGTGCTCGCGCTGCAGGAGTCCGATCTCATCGTCGCGCTGGGTGCCCGCTTCGACGACCGCGTGACCGGAAAGGCCGACGAGTTCGCGCCGAACGCGCAGGTCGTGCACGTCGACATCGATCCGGCGGAGATCTCGAAGATCCGCACGGCCGACGTGCCGATCGTGGGGGATCTGAAGGAGGTGCTCGTCGACCTGGATGCCGCGTTCCAGAGCGCCCGCGTCGACCACACGCCCGACATCGAGGAGTGGTGGGCCTACCTCGACGGTCTGGTCACCGAGTTCCCGCTGGGTTACGCCGAGCCCGAGGACGGCCTGCTCGCGCCGCAGTACGTCATCAAGCGCATCGGCGAGCTCACCGGACCCGAGGCCGTCTACGCGGCGGGCGTCGGCCAGCACCAGATGTGGGCCGCGCAGTTCATCAGCTACGAGCGGCCCAACGCGTGGCTCAACTCCGGTGGAGCCGGAACGATGGGCTACTCGGTGCCGGCCGCCATGGGCGCGAAGGTCGCCGAGCCCGACCGTGTCGTGTGGGCCATCGACGGCGACGGCTGCTTCCAGATGACGAATCAGGAACTGGCCACCTGCGTCCTGAACGACATCCCGATCAAGGTCGCGATCATCAACAACTCGAGTCTCGGCATGGTGCGCCAGTGGCAGACGCTGTTCTTCGCGGGCCGTCACTCCAACACCGATCTCAACACCGGTCACGGCACGGTACGCGTGCCCGACTTCGTGAAGCTCGCCGACGCCTACGGCTGCCTCGGCATCCGCGTCGAGAAGATCGAAGAGGTGGATGCCGCCATCACGCTGGCACTGGAGACGAACGACCGGCCCGTCGTCATCGACTTCGTCGTGTCGGCCGACGCGATGGTGTGGCCGATGGTGCCGCAGGGTGTGAGCAACAGCTTCGTCCAGTACGCCCGCGATCATGCGCCCAGCTTCGACGGGGAGGACTGA
- the ilvN gene encoding acetolactate synthase small subunit, giving the protein MSRHVLSLLVENKPGLLTRVAGLFARRGFNIESLAVGVTEVPGLSRITVVVDVEELPLEQVTKQLNKLINVIKIVELEPAASVQREHMLIKVRADNQTRSNVIEVVNLFRASVVDYATDALVVEVTGDRGKIDAILRALEPFGIKELAQSGLLAIGRGGKSITERVLRG; this is encoded by the coding sequence ATGAGCCGTCATGTCCTGAGTCTTCTGGTCGAGAACAAACCGGGTCTGCTGACCCGGGTGGCCGGCCTGTTCGCTCGCCGCGGCTTCAACATCGAGTCGCTCGCGGTGGGCGTCACCGAGGTGCCCGGCCTGTCGCGCATCACGGTCGTCGTCGACGTCGAGGAGCTGCCGCTCGAGCAGGTGACCAAGCAGCTGAACAAGCTGATCAACGTGATCAAGATCGTCGAACTGGAGCCAGCGGCGTCCGTACAGCGCGAACACATGCTGATCAAGGTGCGCGCCGACAACCAGACGCGCTCCAACGTGATCGAGGTCGTGAACCTCTTCCGTGCGTCCGTGGTCGACTATGCGACGGACGCCCTCGTCGTCGAGGTCACGGGTGATCGCGGCAAGATCGACGCCATCCTTCGCGCTCTCGAGCCGTTCGGCATCAAGGAGCTCGCCCAGTCGGGCCTGTTGGCCATCGGCCGCGGCGGCAAGTCCATCACCGAACGCGTCCTGCGCGGCTGA